The Candidatus Krumholzibacteriota bacterium DNA segment GCGATCTCGCCGCGGCGCTCGAGATCCTCGGCACGGTCGTCGCGAGCCCCGATTTTCCCGCCGACGAGGTCGAGCGGCAGAAGGAAATCGTCACGGCGGCCATCCACAGCGTCAAGGACAGCCCCTACCGCTTCGCCTCGCGCGAGTTCGCGCGCCTGCTCGCCGCCGGGCATCCCTACGGGCACCCCGTCGAGGGCTCGGCCGCCGACGTGGAGAAGCTCACGCGGGCGGACGTCGCCGCCTTCCACGCGGCGAACTGGGTGCCCGAGGGCGCCTTTCTCGCCATCGTCGGGGACATCGACGCGAAGACGGCGTTGAAGCTCGCGAAGAAACGCCTCGGCTCGTGGCGGGGCGAGCGAGCGGCGGCCGCCGTTCCCGTCCTCGAGCGGCGGACCTTCCCCGGCACGCGCGTCGTCGTCATCGACGACCCCGAGCTCACGCAGAGCCAGATCCGCATCGGCAACATCGCCGTCGGCATGGATTCGCCCGATTACTTCGCGCTCGCCGTCGGCAACAACACGCTCGGCGGCGGATTCACCTCGCGGCTCATGGACGAGATCCGCGTCAACCGCGGGCTCTCCTATGGCGCGCGGAGCGGCCTCGCGCAGTACCGCCGCGGCGGCACCTTCACCGTCGTCACCTACACGAAGAACGAAACGCTCCGGGAGGCGATCGACGTCGCCCTGGAACAGGTGCGGCTCATGCGGGACGAGACGCTCACCGGCGAGGAGCTCGCATCCTCGCAGCGCTACCTCTCCGGCCTCTTCCCCTTCCGCATCGAGACGAACGACCACCTCGCCGGCTGGCTCACGAGGCTCGCCTTCTACGGTCTCGGCGAGGATTTCGTCGAGACGTACCGCGAAAGGATCGGGGCGGTCACCGCGGCGGACGTGCAGCGGGTCGCCCGCGAGAACTTCCACGCGGAAGACTGTCTCATCGTGCTTCTCGCGAACTACGCGGAGACGAAAGATCAACTCGCCGGGCTCGGCGGGATCGAGGTGATCGCCAAGGCGGACATCGAGTAGCCGGCCCCGCGGCGACGGCGTTTCACACGGCCCCCGGGAGTTCTCCCGGGGGCCGTTTTGCGTGCCGCGGATCAGCGGGAACCTGCGAGCAGGCCCATCCGTTCGAGGAGAAGGGCCGCGCCCTCGGCGAAGGGGCGCGGGCTGAAGCCGAGGTCGCGCGCGGCCTCCTCGTGGGGAAGGGAGCGGTCCTCGAGGAGGCGGTCGATCTGCGACGGGTCGATGGCGGGGCGGTCGGTGACGCGGCCGAGCAGGCGCACGGCGGCGCGCGCCAGGGCGAGGGGCACGGGCAGCACGACGACGCGCCGTCCCATCAGCCCGGCGAGGATGCGAACGATGCCGGCGAGCGTGTGCGCGCTCCCTCCCGAGACGTCGTAGGATCGCTTCTCGCTCGAGGGCCGATCGAGCGCGGCGACGATCGCTCCGGCGAGGTCGTCCGCCAGCACGGGCTGGAAGCGGCTGTTGCCGCCGGGAAGCGGGAGAATCCGGGCGCGGGCGACGAGGGCGGCGAGGCGCGAGATGTTGCGGTCGCCCGGCACGCCGTAGATCATCGTCGGGCGGAGGATCGTCCACGCCGCGGCGGACCGCTCGACCGCCTTTTCCCCGGCGACGATCGCGCCGGCGATGTCCCGGAAGCGGGAGTAGCGCCCCGCCGAGCTCACCGCGACGAGGCGCCTCGCGCCGCGGGTGCCGCGGACGACCGCGCCGGCGTGGAGGATCGAGGAGAGATGGAGGACCGTTTCCTGGCCCGTCCACGCGGCGGCGACGGCGTCCGGGTCGGCGGCGTTCCCCTCGACGATCTGGACGCCGAAGTGCCCGAGCGGGTCGCGGTCGCCGCCCGGCCGGAGAAGGCAGGTGATGTCGCCGCGGGCCGCGCCGCGGTCGCCGCGCAACCGTTCGAGCAGCGCGAGGCCGGTCTTGCCGGCCGCCCCGGTGATGAAGATCCCTTCCCCCATGATCTTCTCATAGCAGAGGCGGCCGTGCGTGTAAAGGGTTGCGGGAAAAATCGTTGACCTTCCCCCCGGCGGGCGGTTCAATATGCGGGCGCCCGGCGCCCGTTCCCCGAACGACGACTTGTGCCCGGAGGTGACCATTCCATGACGAACACCAAGCGACGACGATCGCCCGTGCGGCCGACCAACCTCATCGCCGCGCTTCCGCTCCTTCTCGCGGCGGTTCTCGCCGCTTTCGCCGCTCCCGCGGCCGCGACGGAGACGACGGCCGACGGCTTGACGATCGAGCGGATGTACCGCGATCCCCGCGTCGCCGGCTTCCGATTCGACGAGACGGCCTGGTCGCCCGACGGCCGCCTCTTCGCCTTCACCTGGAACGAGGAGGGGGAGCTTTTCCACAAGCTCTGGCTCTGGGACGCCCGAACCGAGCAACTCCGCCTCGCCGTCGATCCGGCGGCGATCGCCGAGGAATCCTCCGGCGTGATGACGCGCGCCGCGATCGACCGCGCCTCGGTCCAGCGCCGGTCGGGCAGCGGCATCTTCTCCTTCGCCTGATCGCCCGACGGCCGACAGATCCTCTTTTCCCTCTACGGCGACTTCTTCCTCCTCGACGTCCGTTCGGGCGACGTCCGCCGCCTTTTCGGGACGGCGGCCGACGAATCCGACGCGGCCTTCTCCCCGGGCGGCGACCGAATCGCCTTCGTGCGAAACAACGACATCTGGACGTACGATCTCGCGTCGGGGGCGGCGACGCAGGTCACGCGCGACGGGAGCGATCTCCTCTACAACGGGATCGGCGACTACATCGACTACGAGGAGGTCGGGCGGGAGCGTTCCTTCTGGTGGTCGCCGGACGGCGCGAGCATCGCCTTCGTCCAGGCCGACGTGAGCCCGGTGCGCGAGCTCCTCGTGCCCGACTACACGGGCGAGTTCGTCGAGGTCCGCCGCCAGGCGCGCCCCGTGGCGGGGAGCGCGAACTCCCTGAAGCGCCTCGGCGTCGTCTCGCTCGACAAACGGAAGACGACATGGATCGGCGGCGGCGACCGGCGCGACGAGTACATCGTCGACGTCTCGTGGCGGCCGGGCGGGCGCGATCTCCTCGTCGACGCGGAAAACGGATCGATCGACACGCTCTTCACCGAGCGCGATCCGGCCTGGGTGAACGTCGATCACCGCGACGTCCATTGGAGCGATGACGGGCGGCTTCTCTGGTTCACCGCCGAACGACCCGCGTGGAACCACATCTACCGGTACGACACCGAAACGGGCGAGACGACGGCCGTCACCTCGGGCGCGTGGGAGGTGACCGCCTTCCACGGCGTCGACGGTCGCGGCGCGGCCTGGTACACGGCGACGGCCCTCGAGCCGGAGCAGCGCCACCTCTACCGAACGGAGTTGGACGGCCGCACCGTCCGCGTGACGCCCGGCGAGGGCTGGTACGAGAGCCACCCCTCGCCCGGGTTCGATCAAGTCCTCGTCCGCTACGACAACCCGCTCGTGCCCTGGGACCTCTACGCGCTCGCCTCACTCCGCGGCGAGTCGGTCGCCGATGCCGCGCCGATGACGGACGCGCGCGGCGGCGGCCACGTGCCCGCCCTCGGCTCCCGGCGCGACTGGCCGGTGCCCGGGGAACTCGTCAGGATCACCGATTCGCGGCCCGATGACCTCGCCGGCTTCGTCCTGCCCGTGCCGCGCTTTTTCACGCTCGAGAGCCGCCGCGACGGGAAGACGATCCACGCCTGCATCCTCCTCCCGCCGGAGATAGACGAGATCGAGGAGATCGAAGAGATCCTCGCCGGCAGAACCGACCTGCAGCCGGCCGGCGGGCGCCGCCCGGCGATCGTCACCGTCCACGGCGGCGGCTACGCGCAGTCGGTGGTCAAGGGCTGGCGCTGGCGGACCCTCTACGACGCCTACCTCGTCGCGCGCGGCTACGTGATCCTCGATCTCGACTACCGCGGCTCCTCCGGCTACGGACGCGACTGGCGGACCGACGTGTATCTCGACATCGGCGGTCCCGACCTCGAGGACGAGATGACGGGGCTGGAGTTCCTCGGTGAACTTCCCTTCGTCGATCCAGAGCGCGTGGGGATCTGGGGATGGAGCTACGGCGGCTACATGACGGCCCTGGCGATGCTCCGCTACCCCGACGCCTTCCGGGCGGGCGCGGCGGTGGCCCCGGTGACCTGCTGGCGCAACTACGACACCCACTACACCGAGGAGCGACTGGGGATGCCGGAAGAACAGGCCGAGGCCTACCGCGCCGGGTCGCCGGTCACGTACGCGAAGAGTCTCCGGAACCACCTGCTCATCGCGCACGCGATGGGCGACGACAACGTCCACTTCCAGGACACCGTGCTCCTCGTGAAGGCGCTGATCGAGTCGGGGACGGATTTCGAGGTGATGTTCTACCCCACGGGCCGGCACGGGATCAGGCACGATCCGAGCCGGATCCACCTCTTCCGCAAGATCACGCGCCACTTCGACCGCTTTCTCCACTGCGACGCGGACGCCTCGTGCCCGTAGGGCGGCCGGCGGTCAGCTCTTCGTGACCGCCGTGACCTCGATCTCGGGCGGGTCGTAGAGGTGCTTCTTGACGGTACAGAGATTCACCGCCGCCAGGAGGGGCTTCAC contains these protein-coding regions:
- a CDS encoding NAD(P)H-binding protein, coding for MGEGIFITGAAGKTGLALLERLRGDRGAARGDITCLLRPGGDRDPLGHFGVQIVEGNAADPDAVAAAWTGQETVLHLSSILHAGAVVRGTRGARRLVAVSSAGRYSRFRDIAGAIVAGEKAVERSAAAWTILRPTMIYGVPGDRNISRLAALVARARILPLPGGNSRFQPVLADDLAGAIVAALDRPSSEKRSYDVSGGSAHTLAGIVRILAGLMGRRVVVLPVPLALARAAVRLLGRVTDRPAIDPSQIDRLLEDRSLPHEEAARDLGFSPRPFAEGAALLLERMGLLAGSR
- a CDS encoding PD40 domain-containing protein, giving the protein MTNTKRRRSPVRPTNLIAALPLLLAAVLAAFAAPAAATETTADGLTIERMYRDPRVAGFRFDETAWSPDGRLFAFTWNEEGELFHKLWLWDARTEQLRLAVDPAAIAEESSGVMTRAAIDRASVQRRSGSGIFSFA
- a CDS encoding S9 family peptidase translates to MRNNDIWTYDLASGAATQVTRDGSDLLYNGIGDYIDYEEVGRERSFWWSPDGASIAFVQADVSPVRELLVPDYTGEFVEVRRQARPVAGSANSLKRLGVVSLDKRKTTWIGGGDRRDEYIVDVSWRPGGRDLLVDAENGSIDTLFTERDPAWVNVDHRDVHWSDDGRLLWFTAERPAWNHIYRYDTETGETTAVTSGAWEVTAFHGVDGRGAAWYTATALEPEQRHLYRTELDGRTVRVTPGEGWYESHPSPGFDQVLVRYDNPLVPWDLYALASLRGESVADAAPMTDARGGGHVPALGSRRDWPVPGELVRITDSRPDDLAGFVLPVPRFFTLESRRDGKTIHACILLPPEIDEIEEIEEILAGRTDLQPAGGRRPAIVTVHGGGYAQSVVKGWRWRTLYDAYLVARGYVILDLDYRGSSGYGRDWRTDVYLDIGGPDLEDEMTGLEFLGELPFVDPERVGIWGWSYGGYMTALAMLRYPDAFRAGAAVAPVTCWRNYDTHYTEERLGMPEEQAEAYRAGSPVTYAKSLRNHLLIAHAMGDDNVHFQDTVLLVKALIESGTDFEVMFYPTGRHGIRHDPSRIHLFRKITRHFDRFLHCDADASCP
- a CDS encoding insulinase family protein; amino-acid sequence: MKQTIIAAMAVLLFAAAAPASAGTAGIDLPEYTKHTLENGLTVFVMETREVPLVSIRLLLPAGSAADPAGFEGAANLTAELVMKGAGGMGADEIAEQIEGLGGELSASADRDYTAVAGNFLARDLAAALEILGTVVASPDFPADEVERQKEIVTAAIHSVKDSPYRFASREFARLLAAGHPYGHPVEGSAADVEKLTRADVAAFHAANWVPEGAFLAIVGDIDAKTALKLAKKRLGSWRGERAAAAVPVLERRTFPGTRVVVIDDPELTQSQIRIGNIAVGMDSPDYFALAVGNNTLGGGFTSRLMDEIRVNRGLSYGARSGLAQYRRGGTFTVVTYTKNETLREAIDVALEQVRLMRDETLTGEELASSQRYLSGLFPFRIETNDHLAGWLTRLAFYGLGEDFVETYRERIGAVTAADVQRVARENFHAEDCLIVLLANYAETKDQLAGLGGIEVIAKADIE